Proteins encoded within one genomic window of Equus caballus isolate H_3958 breed thoroughbred chromosome 20, TB-T2T, whole genome shotgun sequence:
- the OR2B7 gene encoding olfactory receptor family 2 subfamily B member 7, with amino-acid sequence MERANDSTFSGFILLGFSNRPQLETALFVAILIIYFLSFLGNGTIILLSVLDPRLHTPMYFFLSNLSFMDLCLTTCTVPQTLANFKGKDKTITYGGCVTQLFIALGLGGVECVLLSVMAYDRYAAVCRPLHYMVIMHPQLCLQLVVTAWLTGFGNSVVQTALTMTLPLCGKNRVDHFFCEVPVMLKLACTNTSINEAELFAVSVFFLVVPLSLILVSYGHITRAVLKIKSAHGRRKAFGTCGSHLMVVIIFFGTLISMYLQPPSSYSQDVNKSIALFYTLVTPLLNPLIYTLRNKDVKGALRRLVRRTRD; translated from the coding sequence ATGGAAAGAGCTAATGACAGCACCTTCTCTGGATTCATTCTCCTGGGCTTCTCCAACAGACCTCAGCTAGAAACGGCTCTCTTTGTGGCCATCCTGATCATCTACTTTTTGAGCTTTCTAGGTAATGGCACAATTATCCTTTTGTCAGTTTTGGATCCTCGCCTCCATACCCCtatgtatttcttcctctccaacctctcTTTCATGGATCTTTGTTTGACTACTTGCACTGTCCCTCAGACACTGGCCAACTTTAAGGGGAAGGACAAGACCATCACCTATGGTGGCTGTGTGACCCAGCTCTTCATTGCCTTGGGACTCGGGGGAGTGGAGTGTGTCCTCCTGTCtgtcatggcctatgaccgctatgcgGCTGTGTGCCGCCCACTCCACTACATGGTGATCATGCATCCCCAGCTTTGCTTGCAGCTTGTTGTGACTGCTTGGCTTACAGGGTTTGGCAATTCTGTAGTACAGACGGCATTGACCATGACTCTTCCCCTCTGTGGTAAAAACCGAGTagaccacttcttctgtgaagtTCCAGTGATGCTAAAACTGGCCTGCACCAACACCTCCATCAATGAGGCTGAACTCTTTGCTGTCAGTGTCTTCTTCTTGGTGGTGCCCCTGTCATTAATCTTAGTATCCTATGGTCACATTACCCGTGCAGTCCTGAAGATAAAATCAGCCCATGGAAGGCGGAAGGCTTTTGGAACCTGTGGTTCTCACCTAATGGTAGTGATCATTTTCTTTGGCACACTCATCTCCATGTACCTCCAGCCTCCCTCCAGTTATTCGCAGGATGTGAACAAAAGCATTGCCCTCTTCTATACTCTGGTGACTCCCCTGCTGAATCCCCTGATTTACACTTTGAGGAACAAGGACGTCAAAGGGGCGCTAAGGAGACTAGTGAGGAGAACCAGAGACTAG
- the OR2B8 gene encoding olfactory receptor family 2 subfamily B member 8 has translation MCYQRMEQKNGSSFTGFVLLAFSDRPQLELVLFVVLLIFYIFTLLGNTTIIALSHLEPHLHTPMYFFLSNLSFLDLCYTTSIIPQLLVNLSGADKCVSFAGCVVQLYISLGLGCTECILLGVMAFDRYVAVCRPLHYTVIMPPRVCALMASASWFIGFANSLLQTVLIFLLPLCGRNKLDHFLCEIPALLKLACVDTTMNESELFFASVIILLIPVALIILSYGGIVRAISRIKSATGQRKAFGTCGSHLTVVTLFYGTAIYAYLQPSNNYSQDQGKFIALFYTIITPMINPLIYTLRNKDVKGAMRKVLWKDYDSR, from the coding sequence ATGTGTTATCAAAGGATGGAACAGAAAAATGGAAGTTCTTTCACTGGCTTTGTCCTGCTGGCTTTCTCTGACAGGCCTCAACTGGAGCTGGTCCTCTTTGTGGTTCTTTTGATCTTCTATATCTTCACTTTGCTGGGAAACACAACCATCATCGCATTGTCCCACCTGGAACCACATCTTCACACCcctatgtactttttcctctccaaCCTCAGCTTTCTGGACCTGTGTTACACTACCAGCATTATTCCGCAGCTCCTGGTCAATCTCAGTGGAGCTGACAAGTGTGTCTCCTTTGCTGGTTGTGTAGTTCAGCTGTACATCTCTCTAGGATTGGGATGCACCGAATGCATTCTCTTAGGAGTTATGGCATTTGACCGTTATGTAGCTGTTTGCAGGCCCCTTCATTACACAGTAATCATGCCTCCCCGTGTCTGTGCCCTGATGGCTTCTGCTTCATGGTTTATTGGTTTTGCCAACTCCTTATTGCAGACAGTCCTCATCTTCCTTTTACCACTTTGTGGGAGGAATAAACTAGACCACTTCCTTTGTGAGATTCCTGCATTGCTCAAACTTGCCTGTGTTGACACCACTATGAATGAGTCTGAGCTCTTCTTTGCCAGTGTTATCATTCTTCTCATACCTGTTGCATTAATTATCCTCTCCTATGGTGGGATTGTCAGGGCCATCTCAAGAATAAAGTCTGCAACAGGGCAGAGAAAAGCATTTGGGACATGTGGATCCCACCTCACAGTGGTCACTCTGTTCTATGGCACAGCCATCTATGCTTATCTCCAGCCCAGCAACAACTACTCTCAGGATCAGGGCAAGTTCATAGCTCTCTTCTACACCATCATTACTCCCATGATCAACCCCCTCATATATACTCTGCGGAACAAGGATGTGAAGGGAGCAATGAGGAAGGTGCTTTGGAAGGACTATGACTCCAGATAA